TCTAATCGGGATCATCTGAAAAGGCTATATTAAACAATATCGTCAAAACTTCACCAGTATACTCTTGAAGTCATCTGCATTAGCCAAGGATGCGCCCACCAAAACAACATGACAAAAGCAGCTATTCCCAAATAAGCAGGGCGTAAATATTCTTGCCACTTAATTGTTTGACGACCATCAGCGATCGCTAAAAAGGGAATAATTGAGGTGCGTGCCTTAACTTTCTCGAAAGCTTCGCCATATCTTTGACTTAAGCGGCGATCGCCATGCCAGACGGCAAATAAATGATGGGCAATTAATCCGAGTGATGTAACCAAGGTAAAGGTTGTCCCCAGCCAGAGAGTGTGCGCAATACACCAAATCACTTGTCCTACCATTTGTGGATGACGAGTAATGCGAATAATCCCTGTTTCAAATAGATATACTTGAGGTTTTTGCACCGCAGCAATCTCTAATAGGTTAAAGGTTGCTGGATAAAGGAAGATAAAGGAAATAGCTGATAACACCCAGACAGTAGTTTTAACGCCTGGCACTCCTTGCACCTGCCATAATTGCAGCCCATCATAACGGTGATTAAAAAAGTAGATAATTAAAATAGTCGCAAAAGGAATGCTTACTAAAGCAAAGATTACTCGATATAATCTTGCTCCGATCTTAGCTTCTGCCCACGAACGTAATGCAGCCAAACCACTATGAGCAATGGCAAATCCCAACAATAAACTCACCATGATCCAGTGGCTATTGGTTAACCAGCTAACTTCTGTCATCGAGATCTTAAATATAGGTATTATTAATCACTTATGATAATAACAATAATTAAAAATTAATTGCGTACCCCAATCGTGATACTGTGCAAATAAAGAACACGAAAATTATTAAAGATTAAGCACTATTAATAATACGTTTAAATAACACTCTGATAACTAACTTTTTTGATAAAATCGTTACTGGAATTTTATGTCTGATATTCCTTTTACATTGGATCAACTTCGTATACTTAAGGCAATTTCCACAGAAGGAAGCTTTAAGCGGGCTGCGGACAGTCTCTATGTGTCTCAACCCGCCGTCAGCCTACAAGTACAAAATTTGGAAAAGCAGTTAAATGTACCTTTGTTTGACCGTGGTGGACGTAGAGCGCAGTTAACCGAAGCAGGGCATTTATTATTAAGCTATGGTGAGAGAGTAATCTCATTATGTCAAGAAACCTGTCGGGCGATCGAAGATTTGCAGAATCTCCAGGGTGGGACTCTAATTGTCGGCGCATCTCAAACTACAGGAACATATTTAATTCCCCGGATGATTGGTTTGTTCCGCGAAAAGTATTCTGATGTATCGGTACAGCTTCAGGTACACTCAACACGTCGTACTTCTTGGGCGGTAGCCAATGGACAGGTAGATCTAGCAATTATTGGGGGAGAAGTTCCTACAGAATTGCAGGATGTACTTAACATTATTCCTTATGCTGATGATGAACTAGCTTTAATCTTGCCTCCCAATCATACGTTGGCGCAGGAAAGTGTCATCCAAAAAGAAGATTTGTATAAGCTAAAGTTTATTACCTTAGACTCTCAATCTACAATTCGTAAGGTAATTGATAAAGTTTTGAGCCGCTACGAAATTGACCCCAAGCGATTAAAGATTGAAATGGAGCTAAATTCTATTGAGGCAATTAAAAACGCAGTGCAGTCTGGTTTAGGGGCTGCTTTTGTCTCAACCACGGCGATCGAAAAAGAGTTGGAGATGGGAATATTGCATCGCGCCAAAATTAAAGAGGTTGATATAGGAAGAACTTTAGCAGTAATTGTTAATCCAAATCGCTATTGCTCTAAAGCAGCAGAAGCATTTAGTAAGGAAATTTTACCCAAGTTTTCTACCAAAGAAGAATTTAAACACCTTGAGAGTCTGTATAAGAACACCGTAGAGATTAGCTAAAGATTAGGCGATTTGCCCCGAAATTCATTAGTACAATCAGCAAATAACGCTATTTTTCGCCAGAGATCGCTATAGACCCAAGATGTTGTTGTGCGTAGTTAAACAGTTTCAGTCTTCAGACGATAGACGATCTTGATGCTCACCAAATTCGACTGAAGAATTAAAAATGCGATCGCTTTTGACTTTTCAACAATTTGCTTCGCACCGAACTATTAATTAGTCGCCTTAGC
This genomic window from Coleofasciculaceae cyanobacterium contains:
- a CDS encoding LysR family transcriptional regulator — encoded protein: MSDIPFTLDQLRILKAISTEGSFKRAADSLYVSQPAVSLQVQNLEKQLNVPLFDRGGRRAQLTEAGHLLLSYGERVISLCQETCRAIEDLQNLQGGTLIVGASQTTGTYLIPRMIGLFREKYSDVSVQLQVHSTRRTSWAVANGQVDLAIIGGEVPTELQDVLNIIPYADDELALILPPNHTLAQESVIQKEDLYKLKFITLDSQSTIRKVIDKVLSRYEIDPKRLKIEMELNSIEAIKNAVQSGLGAAFVSTTAIEKELEMGILHRAKIKEVDIGRTLAVIVNPNRYCSKAAEAFSKEILPKFSTKEEFKHLESLYKNTVEIS
- a CDS encoding NnrU family protein, with the translated sequence MTEVSWLTNSHWIMVSLLLGFAIAHSGLAALRSWAEAKIGARLYRVIFALVSIPFATILIIYFFNHRYDGLQLWQVQGVPGVKTTVWVLSAISFIFLYPATFNLLEIAAVQKPQVYLFETGIIRITRHPQMVGQVIWCIAHTLWLGTTFTLVTSLGLIAHHLFAVWHGDRRLSQRYGEAFEKVKARTSIIPFLAIADGRQTIKWQEYLRPAYLGIAAFVMLFWWAHPWLMQMTSRVYW